In Pseudomonadota bacterium, a genomic segment contains:
- a CDS encoding valine--tRNA ligase, which produces MLEKTYQPTKIEATIYPIWENSGAFQPAFAGKKQPYVIMMPPPNVTGSLHIGHALNHTLQDILVRYHRMRGYDVLWQPGTDHAGISTQMVVERQLKSEDLSRQELGREKFLERVWDWKKEYGSRIVHQLRRLGISPDWLRERFTLDSGLCLAVRYVFVQLYRQGLIYRDKRLVNWDPKFLTAISDIEVENVETKGTMWRFKYPIIGSEGHIEIATTRPETMFGDTAVAVHPEDERYQHLIGKSVRLPLVNREIPIIADEICDPEKGTGAVKITPAHDFNDFEVGLRHNLPAINIMQEDGCLNENVPEAFYGLDRLKARKKVLEQLQAQELLAGEDETVIMVPHGDRSNAVIEPRLTDQWFVDAKTLAEPAIEAVQQGKTRFVPENWSKTYFEWMNNIQPWCISRQLWWGHRIPAWYGPDGKIFVAMDEAEAQEIASKHYGKQVLLTQDEDVLDTWFSSSLWPFSTLGWPEKTPALKQGYPGDVLVTGHDIIFFWVARMMMMGLHFMKDVPFHTVCITALVRDDKGQKMSKSKGNVIDPLESIEAYGADAVRFSLAALAGPGRNVNFSKTQVEGYRNFATKIWNAFRYCQQNQCQWEEGFNPAGNQVLLNRWIVGEVAQLEHNLEAAFKTYRFDEASFLLYRFIWGRFCDWYLEFTKPILSGDDDAIAETRATTAWVFGQILHLLHPFMPFVTEELWHQLTGAQRGELMVSSWPQYAKTTESESEEGAEIAWVIDLITQIRATRSEMNVPAGAKLSLYWLEGRAERQQILERYEQGIMRMARLSLVEIQEGQKPGGAGIQVVLSEATLFLSLEGIMDIGQERQRLKKEMQDITQEISALDRKLSNQDFVARAPQEVVAKNELRLQQARAKQEKMQAALERLQSLN; this is translated from the coding sequence ATGCTCGAGAAGACATATCAACCCACAAAAATCGAAGCGACGATCTATCCTATTTGGGAAAATTCAGGTGCTTTTCAGCCGGCTTTTGCAGGAAAAAAGCAGCCCTATGTAATCATGATGCCTCCTCCCAATGTTACTGGGAGCTTACACATAGGCCATGCTCTTAATCACACTCTGCAAGATATTCTTGTGCGTTATCATCGCATGCGTGGCTACGACGTTTTATGGCAACCAGGAACGGACCATGCAGGTATTTCAACGCAAATGGTTGTTGAACGCCAACTAAAATCAGAAGACCTTTCGCGCCAAGAATTGGGGCGGGAGAAATTTCTTGAAAGAGTCTGGGACTGGAAAAAAGAATACGGCAGTCGTATTGTGCATCAGCTGCGCCGTCTAGGTATTTCGCCTGATTGGCTGCGTGAACGGTTTACTCTCGATTCAGGACTGTGTTTGGCGGTTCGTTACGTGTTTGTGCAGCTTTATCGCCAGGGACTTATCTATCGTGATAAGCGTCTGGTTAATTGGGATCCCAAGTTCTTGACGGCTATTTCAGATATTGAAGTTGAAAATGTTGAAACCAAGGGTACAATGTGGCGATTTAAGTATCCCATCATCGGTTCAGAAGGTCATATTGAAATTGCAACCACCCGGCCGGAGACAATGTTTGGTGATACGGCTGTTGCCGTGCATCCAGAAGATGAGCGCTATCAGCACTTGATAGGAAAAAGCGTGCGATTACCATTGGTGAATCGAGAAATCCCCATCATTGCGGACGAAATCTGTGATCCTGAAAAGGGCACAGGAGCTGTTAAGATAACACCAGCACACGATTTTAATGACTTTGAAGTCGGGCTTCGCCACAATCTTCCTGCTATTAATATTATGCAGGAAGACGGCTGTTTAAATGAGAATGTACCCGAGGCCTTTTACGGGTTAGATCGTCTCAAGGCGCGTAAAAAAGTTTTAGAGCAGCTCCAGGCGCAGGAATTGTTAGCTGGTGAAGACGAAACTGTGATCATGGTTCCGCATGGAGATCGCTCTAATGCTGTAATCGAACCTCGCCTAACAGATCAGTGGTTCGTTGATGCAAAAACTCTGGCAGAGCCAGCAATCGAAGCCGTACAGCAAGGAAAGACTCGTTTTGTTCCAGAGAACTGGTCAAAGACGTATTTTGAGTGGATGAATAATATTCAACCCTGGTGTATTTCGCGTCAGCTCTGGTGGGGACATCGAATTCCTGCATGGTATGGGCCGGACGGCAAGATTTTTGTTGCCATGGATGAAGCGGAGGCTCAAGAAATTGCCAGCAAACACTACGGAAAACAGGTTTTACTAACCCAGGATGAAGATGTGCTAGATACCTGGTTTTCATCAAGCCTGTGGCCGTTTTCAACCTTGGGCTGGCCTGAGAAAACACCTGCATTAAAGCAAGGTTATCCAGGCGATGTGTTGGTAACAGGTCATGACATTATCTTTTTCTGGGTTGCCCGGATGATGATGATGGGGCTACATTTCATGAAAGATGTGCCTTTTCATACCGTCTGCATAACCGCTCTGGTTCGGGATGATAAGGGGCAGAAGATGTCCAAGTCCAAGGGCAATGTAATTGATCCCCTTGAGTCGATTGAAGCTTATGGAGCTGATGCAGTTCGGTTTTCGCTAGCAGCGCTGGCAGGGCCAGGAAGAAATGTCAACTTCTCCAAGACTCAGGTTGAAGGATACCGAAACTTTGCCACAAAAATTTGGAATGCCTTTCGTTATTGCCAGCAAAATCAATGTCAGTGGGAAGAAGGTTTTAACCCTGCGGGTAATCAAGTTCTCCTTAATCGGTGGATTGTAGGTGAAGTCGCACAGCTGGAGCATAACTTGGAGGCAGCCTTTAAAACATATCGCTTTGATGAGGCCAGTTTTCTGCTGTATCGTTTCATCTGGGGCCGTTTTTGTGATTGGTATCTAGAGTTTACTAAACCAATCCTCTCTGGTGATGATGATGCTATTGCAGAAACCCGTGCGACAACGGCCTGGGTGTTTGGGCAAATTTTACACCTGTTGCACCCCTTCATGCCCTTTGTTACCGAAGAACTTTGGCATCAACTCACGGGCGCACAACGTGGAGAATTGATGGTCTCTTCCTGGCCTCAATATGCAAAGACAACAGAGTCAGAGTCAGAAGAAGGAGCAGAAATTGCCTGGGTCATAGATTTAATCACCCAAATCCGTGCAACCCGCAGTGAAATGAATGTACCAGCTGGAGCCAAGCTCTCCCTCTACTGGTTGGAAGGTCGCGCAGAGCGCCAACAAATTCTAGAGCGTTATGAGCAGGGGATAATGCGCATGGCCCGACTCTCTTTGGTTGAGATTCAAGAAGGGCAAAAACCCGGTGGTGCAGGCATCCAGGTTGTCCTGAGTGAAGCAACGTTGTTCCTGTCACTTGAGGGAATTATGGATATTGGACAAGAGAGACAACGGCTCAAGAAAGAGATGCAAGATATTACTCAAGAAATCTCAGCTTTGGATCGTAAACTGAGCAACCAAGATTTTGTAGCCCGTGCTCCTCAAGAAGTGGTGGCTAAAAATGAATTACGGCTGCAACAGGCCAGAGCAAAGCAAGAAAAAATGCAGGCCGCGCTTGAGAGGCTTCAAAGTTTAAATTAA